The Candidatus Delongbacteria bacterium nucleotide sequence GAAACGACCAAGGAGGCGGCAGCCATGCCCAATCATTCCAAACGCCACCCGCGCTTCTACCTCGCCCACCTCCTCCGGGCCACCACCCTGGGCATCGTAGAACTCAGCAACCAGGCCGCATTCCAGAAGGCCCCTTGCGTCGAGGACGCAATCGCATGAGCCGCGCATTGACGCCCGTACAGCCGCAATCGGTGGACGAGATAGTGGTTGAAATCCACAGACAGCTCGGCTACTCGGTCAGGCCACCCGCGCTCTTGACAGCCAGCGAAGTGGGCAGCGTCCTGCGCATCAAGGAGGCGACCCTACGCAACTGGCGATCTGCCCAGCGACCAGGTCTGCCGTTCACACGCATTGGGAACTCGCCCATGTATCGCCCCCGCGACGTCGCTGCCTTCATCCTGTCCTGCACCGAAGGAGCCTCCCAATGAACACCGCCCTGTTTGCCGTGACTGCTGCTTGCGCCGCAGTTGCCTGGTACGGGCACCGCACCCGCATCGCCCGTGCCCTGTGCGAGGACCGCACACTATGGCGCGCCAACCTGACCCGCGGGCTGGCGGAGGCATCTCAGGCCATCGCCCAGACATCGGAGGCCGCGGCCGCCGCTCTCAAGCTGGTGGCCGAGGCAATTCAAGGCACCGGGGAGATGGGCGTCCTGGAGTCCAGCGTCCTGGCCGAGCGCGTGGCCGAAGGGGCCAGCCTGGACACGCGGGCGGCCCAGGCCCCCAGTGTCGCGCGGGCCTTGGTGATGCTGCAGGAGATCGCCGCAGCGCGCGAGCTCATCCGCATGATGGAGCCCACCGGCGCCCGGGACACCACCCTGCAGGACGACGCCATCCAGCACCTGGACGCCGCCACGGCGGCCTTCCTGTGCACGCCCAGGACCAACTGACCACATCCCAATTCCAATCGGAGGATCCATGCGCCGAGGCAAGAATGACATCGAGGGCCAGGTGGTTCCACTGAATCAGGTGACCACCCCTACCACGGGCAAGGACCGCAAGGGCGGTCCCACCGACATCGATTGCAGGGCCTATGACCGGCTGATCCACGAGGTGCAGCATCTGGAGGAGCTCACAGGCTGCGCCGGCTGGGGCCGCTTCTTCGGTGGGCTCTTGCGCGAGGCCGACGAGGCTCGCACCCAGCTGGAGTTCGCCGAGAAGCCCCGCGACGTAATCAAGCTGCAGGCCACCATCGCCCTGGTGAAAAGCCAGCTCAAGAAGCTGCACCAGCCGGTGGAGGACTTAAGCGCCATGCGCACCAAGTGGCCACTGTTCACGGGCGAGATGCCCTGGCGCGCGGACTTCGATGAGCCCACCGGTCGCGTGACGCTGAACTGGGCTGGGCAGGGCCCCGCGCCAGAGAGTTATCACCCCATCACAGATCCCGAGGACGGTGAGGACGCGCCCGCAGGGGACCAGCCCGCGGAGCCGGCCGCCCTACCCAGTCGGCCCTGCCTCGACGAGGACGACCCGGACGAGGAAGAGGACCTGGACACCACCGGCCCCGGTCCCGAGCCAGACGACCCCTTCGGGAACTGACCCATGACCACCCAGGACATCGTCACCCAGCTGCGCACCCT carries:
- a CDS encoding helix-turn-helix domain-containing protein, encoding MSRALTPVQPQSVDEIVVEIHRQLGYSVRPPALLTASEVGSVLRIKEATLRNWRSAQRPGLPFTRIGNSPMYRPRDVAAFILSCTEGASQ